The window TTGGATGTATTTATCCACTTATTTAATAGTAAGCAGTATGCTATAGGGGACTTTATAGACATAAGTTCTCCTTCTGAATGTTCTGCTAACATATAATAACTTCCTTCAAATCTTAAGTTATTATTCATCTGAAAAGGTTGGTAGATATTTATATTGGGGTAGTTTTCTTGTCCTATATAAAGTATAAAGCTTTGTATTTCTTTGTTAGGATGTTCAGAATAGATTCTTATTAAGTAATTGAGCATCCTTTTGGCAATAGTTTCAGGTTGAGTAGATTGAATTTCTATATGAAGAAGTAAGATAAAAGATTTCCCGCTGAGTAATTCAAATTCTAATAAAGTATCTACTCGGGAGATAGAGTCCTGCATCTTAAACTTAGAGAATTCTTGTTGGATAAATCTATATTTTTTATCCCAATTAATATGTTGAGCAATATTTGGTAAAAAGAATTCAATAGCAGGTTTTGTCCAAAGAGATAGAATGAGTTTCCATGTTTCATCGTATTGAATGGGTGGTAAAGAAACCCTGTTTTTTAAATTATTTTTTGACATAATATTTGATGTAATAAACCGTATTACAATTTTTGTATGTAAAAGTGGGGCAAAAATAACTAAAGATAGTTTCTAAAAATTGGATTCTGAAAGTACTCTTTTTTAATTTTTTATAAATTCTTGTGTTCTATTTGTATGGTTTGTATAAATTTTTACTATGTATTTTCCTTTTGGGAGATTCTGAATAGGTATAGTATGTATTGTTTTTTGTTTTTTTTTCATAAATGATTCTGTTTTGAGGAGGTTCCCTGTAAGTGAATATACATGGATGGTTATTTCTTCAATGTAATTATTTTCTATCGATATGGTAAGTATTTCTTTGGTAGGATTTGGGAAGAGAGTAAGTCCTTCGTTTTGAATGGCGTTTGTGAGTGGATGTGATATAATAGATTGAAAGTATGCTTTGAAAGTGCGATTTTGAAATATAGAAAATTGATGTAGTGGATTTGTGGAGATATCTTGTTCATTTTCTGTCCATTTGAGGAATGTATAGTTTTCGTTGGGAGTTGCTTTTATGGTAACTTGTTGATTATACGAGTATGTTCCTGCTCCTGAAATAGTTCCTGCATTTTTATCATTTGCTATCATAAAAACGGTAAAGAATTTAGGTGTAAATACAGCTCTGATATTTCTATGTTTTTGGATGGGAAAAGAAAAGAGAGTATCGTAAGAAAGGGTAGAATCATTTTCTGTCCATCTCTCAAAAGTATATCCGAGGTAAGGTTTTGCTTTGAGTGTTACGGTTTGATTATAATTATATATTCCACTTCCCGTTATTTTTCCGGCGGTTGCAATATTGAGAGATGTAGTGATTATGTATTGTTTTAGAATAAATGCTGCGGTAATATTTCTATTTTTTTGTATGAGAAAAGAAAAAATGGTATCGTAGGAAAGGAGGGAATCATTTTCTGTCCATCTTTCAAATGTATATCCATGATAAGACGATGCTCGTAAAGTTATGGTATCATTATAGTTATATGTTCCATTTCCTCTTATTTGTCCTGGATTTGGAATATTTGTATTGATACTTATGAGATATTTTTTAAGGGTAAATTGTGCGGTAATATTTCTATCTTTTTGTATGGGAAAAGAAAAAATGCTATCAGAAGAAAGTGTAGAGTCATTTTCTGTCCATCTGCTAAAAGTATATCCTTCGGAAGCAGAAGCAGATAAAATGACAGTATCACCATCGTTATAAGTGCCACCTCCTCTTATTTGTCCAACGTATTCAGGAGTCGTACGAATGGTTACTGTGCTTTTTTTATTGATAGCAAAAATATAAAAAGGTGCTGATATATTATTATGGTAGGAAAAAAATCTTATATAAAAGATATCTCCTGGAGTTTGATTGCTGAGATATATTCTTGGCATTATATTATAAACAGAACCGATGTCATAATCATCAAAGCATTCTATAAAAGAGAGGTTGGAGCAAGTTCCGGAATAGAGAGCCATAAGTCCGTCCATGTATTGTATTTCTTGTGTTATAATGTCTATTGTTCCGGAGGCAGGAATTACAAAACGAAACCATACATCACCTCCATTGTATGAAGTTTGTAAACAACCCGGAGAAAATATATTTGAAATATGCATAGAAGCAGTGGCATTTACATTAGAGCTAAGAATAGGATTATATGTTTTTTGTATTGAGAGTTCTTTGGCATTACAAGGTTCATCATGAGATGGATTTATTATTATTTCTTTTATAAAGACGTTATCATTTTCATACTTTTCAGAAAGAGAATCTAATACATCTAAGGAGAATTGTAAGGAATATGTGCCGGGATTATATTTTCCTATTGAGACATCTGCATATTGTATGATTTGATTGGGTGAAATGGAATATTTGATAGTGTCTCTTCTAAGTAATTGATTGTTTATGGAAAGACTATTTATGAAGGTTTTTGAGCTTGCTGTAGAAGCATTATTTATAAAATTTATATCAACATAGAGAGAGTCATCCGATGAAAAATTTGTCTCTTCAGTATTATAACCTTTTCTTTTAGAAACAATAATAGAAGAAGGCCATCCTGTGGGGACAATAGAAGTGATATTTGGTTTTGTAGTGTCAGGAACAACGTAATTAAATAGAATATTAGGAGTAGATACAGTTATCTGTGAAATACTGATACCAGTATTTTTATTATTATAGGTTCGAGAGCTTGGGTTTGTGTTATCATTAAAATATCTCCGACTATAGATTCCTGGAAAGAGATCTCCCGCATCACCTTTGTTTTCAATAACAATACCAAGAATATTCCTTGATAGATAATCCAAATCATTGAGAGCGTCTGCTTCTTCTAAATCTACCAGTCTATTAGAATCATCTCTATTATTGGTTTTATCTGTATTAATATGATAAATGGCTAATCCCGAACCAGGTAAATGGGAATCAAAGCCCCTCCTTTGCCTATTCTCCATTAAAAAATATTCATTTTTATAAGGAGTATTGATTCTTATCACAACATTCGTATCAGTAGATGGTTTTAAAGTACAAGAATATTGTTTACTAAGAAGAGTAGGGTTTACCCAACCTAATTTTTCTTTACAGTAAGCAGAAAAAGAAGAAGGAGTCTGTCCCGTATTGAGCCAATTTCCGTTTCCCATAACACACCAAGCACCCAAACCTTGAGAGCTTCCATCTGTATCATAGAGGTCGGGTAGTCCTAACATATGTCCAAATTCATGACAAAAAACCCCAATAGATGTTTTTTGAGAAAGTAATATTTCGGGTTGAATGGCATAATTGCTTATAGTAACTCCATCATAAGAAGAGGAAAGCGATCCGGACGAAAAATGTGACCATATATGATTGGAATTACCCGTCGCTTCTCTCCCTGGACCCGAATGGACTACCATAACACTCTCTACATATCCATCGTTATCATTATCGTATTGAGAAAAATCTACCCCTGCTCTTTCTGCTGAGTATATTGCTTCTACTACTAACTGATATTCTCTTGTAGAATAGTATCTATAAGAGCTGTCTGCAGTATACCAACCATATACATCAGTGGTAACATTCAGTTTTTGAAAAGAATTTTGCAAAAAAAAATCTTTGAAGCTACCTGTATTTCTGTATGAAGGAGTATTAAATAAACTGTCAAAGGAATTTCGAGAATAAACACTATCTAAATCTTTAAACCGTATTAGCAAAGCAAGAATTTTTCTATTACCAGTAGTCGGGAATCTATTATTGATCGTCCCTGAAGCAGAGTATTGAATTGCAGAAGTAGTATCATTATATGCATTATTATATATATTTGAAGAAGAGCGAGAAGTATTTTTATCTCGTATTTTTTTAGGAATAGTTTTTAAAAAATTTTTCTCTTTAGAAGTTCTTTTTTTTACATTTTTAGCTCTTATACCTGATAATATAAGTTTATTTTGTCGGTCCATAATAACATACTCATAATATCCAATCCTATTTTTTCGAATAGTATACCCATCTTCTGTTTCTAAATGAGAGTCAGATTCATCACCTTTTATAAATAGTTTCATATTAGAACCATCGAGAAGTGTTTCTCTGATAGTATCCGGAAAAGCTGGGGCATACATTATTTGTGCGAAAAGATTTCTTTCTATGAAAAAGAAAAGGGAAATGTAGATTATTATTTTTTCCATAGTGTTTTATTGTTTTTATTCCATAGGTTTTATAAATTATTATGTTCTTAATAGCATTTAAAATGGAGATATGCATTGTTCATACGTTTGAAAAGAAGCCAAATAGTTTTTTATAAAGCTTCTCTGCTTCCCTTTCTTGTATACCCCTCAAAAAACTTACATAAAATGACCTCTCTGCCAGCTCATCTCTACGAACCCGTAACCACGATATTAATCAAATATCCAAATTCCTCAACGTTTTAATTTTTCAATAAAAATACTATTTTATTGCAATTCTTATTATTTTTCAAAATACTCTCTCAATTTTTAATGGAATGAGTATAAAATAAATTTTTTGAATATAATTTTTTCGTAAAGTGAATTAGAAAAACTAAAAAATAACTCTTTTTAGATAAATAATAGTTACAAATAAACGATAGTAAAAACAGAAAACATATTTTAGAATACCCTAAAAACACGTTTAGGTTTGTCTAAAAGTTATTTTAGAATACTCTAAAAACACGTTTAGATTTGTCTAAAATTTATCGTTTTTGTATTTAGGTTTGTCTAAATATCAATTAGTATATTTAGTTTTATCTAAATGTTTTTTTTGTACTATTTAAAATTTTATAACCTTTTGTTTTTTAAAAAGTTAATATAATAAGTAACTATGTTATTTATTGAAAGTATTATAACTATTTGATAAATAAATATATAAGATATTTTTATAATAAAAATATTTATAATATTGTAATATATAGTATTGATTAACAATTTTTTGTAAAAAAAATAAATGTATTTTATAAATAAATATATTATAAAAACAAATTATCAAAGAGTTATGGTTTATAATGATAATTGTTAATGGATATGTTTAGAAATTAATATTATAAGTTTTTGTAAAAAATATTTAGTGTTGCAAGAAAGCCCTTAACTTTGAGTCCACTCTCCAAAGTCATTTTTTACAAAAATATTTAATTTTAAACCTATTGATAATTAAATAATTACAAAATTATAAATGGATTAAAAGTGAGGTTTGGGAGACTCTCAACAAATATTTAAGAATTTTCTATAAATGCTGATTAACAATACTTAATTTTATTTAGAAAAAAAGTAATTTTACTTATTATTTATTATTATTATGAAATTATTTTACATTAATGAATCTATTATATGAAAACAATCAAAGGTCCGGGCATTTTTTTAGCCCAGTTTATGGGAGATAATCCTCCATTTAATAACTTAAGTAGTATTTGCAAATGGGCATCTGCTTTGGGGTATAAAGGAATACAGATTCCTACGTGGGATAAGAGATGTATAGATCTCAAAAAATGTGCGGAAAGTAAAGTATATGCCGATGAATTACAAGGGCTTGTAAGTAGTTTTGGGATGCAAATAACAGAGTTATCTACACATCTTCAGGGACAGCTTATAGGCGTTCATCCTGCGTATAATGAAATGTTTGCTGGGTTTGCTCCTGAAATGTATAGAAATAATCCATCCGAAAGAACACAGTGGGCTACCGAAC is drawn from Chitinophagaceae bacterium and contains these coding sequences:
- a CDS encoding Rpn family recombination-promoting nuclease/putative transposase, with the translated sequence MSKNNLKNRVSLPPIQYDETWKLILSLWTKPAIEFFLPNIAQHINWDKKYRFIQQEFSKFKMQDSISRVDTLLEFELLSGKSFILLLHIEIQSTQPETIAKRMLNYLIRIYSEHPNKEIQSFILYIGQENYPNINIYQPFQMNNNLRFEGSYYMLAEHSEGELMSIKSPIAYCLLLNKWINTSKKTEIERLETLRKFVQLIKENNINREEIHHFLKIADNLVTLPKELKEEKNKIIYQNLLNNMITLNLDSEQLEGIKKSINIMYEKGKTVKDFLLEGKIEGEQVGIQKGKMEERIERITTALKRGKLTLVEIAEDFDVTLEFVMQIKKEKNL
- a CDS encoding M6 family metalloprotease domain-containing protein, which gives rise to MEKIIIYISLFFFIERNLFAQIMYAPAFPDTIRETLLDGSNMKLFIKGDESDSHLETEDGYTIRKNRIGYYEYVIMDRQNKLILSGIRAKNVKKRTSKEKNFLKTIPKKIRDKNTSRSSSNIYNNAYNDTTSAIQYSASGTINNRFPTTGNRKILALLIRFKDLDSVYSRNSFDSLFNTPSYRNTGSFKDFFLQNSFQKLNVTTDVYGWYTADSSYRYYSTREYQLVVEAIYSAERAGVDFSQYDNDNDGYVESVMVVHSGPGREATGNSNHIWSHFSSGSLSSSYDGVTISNYAIQPEILLSQKTSIGVFCHEFGHMLGLPDLYDTDGSSQGLGAWCVMGNGNWLNTGQTPSSFSAYCKEKLGWVNPTLLSKQYSCTLKPSTDTNVVIRINTPYKNEYFLMENRQRRGFDSHLPGSGLAIYHINTDKTNNRDDSNRLVDLEEADALNDLDYLSRNILGIVIENKGDAGDLFPGIYSRRYFNDNTNPSSRTYNNKNTGISISQITVSTPNILFNYVVPDTTKPNITSIVPTGWPSSIIVSKRKGYNTEETNFSSDDSLYVDINFINNASTASSKTFINSLSINNQLLRRDTIKYSISPNQIIQYADVSIGKYNPGTYSLQFSLDVLDSLSEKYENDNVFIKEIIINPSHDEPCNAKELSIQKTYNPILSSNVNATASMHISNIFSPGCLQTSYNGGDVWFRFVIPASGTIDIITQEIQYMDGLMALYSGTCSNLSFIECFDDYDIGSVYNIMPRIYLSNQTPGDIFYIRFFSYHNNISAPFYIFAINKKSTVTIRTTPEYVGQIRGGGTYNDGDTVILSASASEGYTFSRWTENDSTLSSDSIFSFPIQKDRNITAQFTLKKYLISINTNIPNPGQIRGNGTYNYNDTITLRASSYHGYTFERWTENDSLLSYDTIFSFLIQKNRNITAAFILKQYIITTSLNIATAGKITGSGIYNYNQTVTLKAKPYLGYTFERWTENDSTLSYDTLFSFPIQKHRNIRAVFTPKFFTVFMIANDKNAGTISGAGTYSYNQQVTIKATPNENYTFLKWTENEQDISTNPLHQFSIFQNRTFKAYFQSIISHPLTNAIQNEGLTLFPNPTKEILTISIENNYIEEITIHVYSLTGNLLKTESFMKKKQKTIHTIPIQNLPKGKYIVKIYTNHTNRTQEFIKN